tggaaatatggttgatgacatggcattagttgattggatagtgggagtgatggaatccatcactagtgattccacccctagtccccttaggATGTCGCGCCCAGCTCCCATGGTATCAAAGTAGATTCATCACCCAACTATTAAAGGCATCCTTTACTATAAATATCTTTGTTAGAATACATGAtacatttttcttttctttttaaaataaGTTTAGTGGTTGACATGTTAACTTCTTGCAAACAAGCTACCCAAAAATGTTCTATCTTTCGTTCGATATGGGTgtgtgtagagagagagagagagagagcggggGCGTTAAACACAAAACCAGTTTTAGGTAGAGAATCGCGTAAAACATATAAACACTTTTACATATTGCTTTGAATACATGACATTTATGTACTGTCTCTCTTTCTTTGTTCTACTATATCTGAATCATGAGCGAAGCTTTTAAGGGACGGGAGGGGGTGGCCGACCCCCTGAACTTTttgctcagtagtggagagtatgtagttttcgtatagaaatttttgggtatatacgtttttgacccctgggtttatagaaatttttaggtccggtgacttctgCCCCttcggtcggaaatctcaagcttcgccacggATCTGAATAGCACTACATACAAGTGCTTATTAATTCTTGCGGTTCTCTACTTAAAATTTGTTCTTATTGAACTTAACTATATGTTGAATTTGTCCTTTGTCTGTTCAATGGTTATAGAACTTAACCATATGTTGAATTTGGTTGTGTATGATCCTAAATGGGACAAATTGGTTAAAGTACCTTTTTGTATAAAGAGGGGTGTTTAGAAAGGGTGGAAAGATGCTGAAATTCTTTTAGTACATACAACCTCTTAAATTAATGCATTACTTATTTACAGAAAAACGGGCAAAAAAGTGTTTCCAAGCCTGTAGATTTACCCGGCCTGATCCGGCCTATTTGATCTTGACCCGTTTTGGCAACCCATTCAACTTGACCATTTTTCAATCTCTACCTGTTTTGGTAATTACATTAAAAAGAAAACAATGGGTAATATCTATTTATTTTATGTAAATTGTAAATTGTGTTTGAATCATTTGGATGGTAACTAAtgatgcaggaaattaaaggagGCCTGGTAGCAGTTTGAGGTTTATGCTGCATATGTGGAAGATGATATAGTTATTTGCacatctttctttcttttttcgtTAGTGGTGGTGAGAGCTTGGTTTTATCATAGTTCTCACTTCCCAAGGGCAACAACGTATATACATGAGCTCGCTCGTTCGAAGAATGAGTGATTATATACATTTTTGTTTCTTGGGCCCAAATAAGAAAGTATCATAGGCATGTGAAATGTGTAATTGATTATACCTTTTGAGGTTATTGCAATACAATATCGTGCGATGTTAGCCACACAATCTGCTTTGGTTTTATTTGGGTCAATTCGCATTTAGCGGTTCTGTTTGGGTCTGAAATTTACTATGTAAAGAGAGTACTCAAAACAGATTGCTAATAGTTACACTTATGCATATGCATATACTTTTGGTAAAAGAAGATGCCACTGAAGAtgaattaaacaaaaaaaatcttaatctttcttctttacgagtCAAATGTTTGAAGATCAAATTTACTCATTTACATGTTTAGACACACATGAATGTGTAGGATACTGTCGTATATCAGAATTTTGAAATCGAATAAATACGGGTCGATCAAGGTACAAAAACACCACTCAATCGAAACCTTTGGGCATTAATCATACAAAATAACCTACATTACCAAACACACAGAAGAAAGTTTTCTCTAATCAAATGAAACAGCCAACATTATTACCAAACAAAGTTCAATACATAAAAGAAGAATGGAAATTGAAGTAATAACTATAATGCAGATAATACAACTAAAGAAAGCATGTCAAGAGAACATGGGAAAATGCAGATAACTGATAGTTGTGGTGATCAAGGGCGGACCTATGTGTCCTGgctgggcgggcgcacccctagAAAAAAAATCagtgtattttttaggcaaaaaacccgaccgcaACCCTTGAAAATATAATTGAACCCCTCATCCACACCCCAGCAAATAATTCCTAGGTCTGCCACTAGTGGTGATTGACGCGGGGGAACCGTGCATGGGATCTTCAAACTCCACGTGGGGCTCCGGGTGACCCAACTTGAATCCTAAGCGGACTATCATGACTAGCTCTTTTGAATTTGTGGTATTTTCCAGGATTGTTACCGTTATTAGTTACGACTGACTCACTCGAGTATATTCTTTGAAAGTGTCTTAACGATCAAGAAAATGTATACGGGAATTACTTTTTCATTTAGAGAGTGCATATTTTTTGGTGTTAAAACAAGTAACTTATGTAAATGTAAATATAAAAAGTCCAAGCTATACAACAGATGTACCGAAAGAAGTTAGTCTTATTAAAATACCAGTGACAAGTACATATAGCTAGAAACCTAACACAATTAACTAACAAGCATTCGAAATGCCATCAGTATTATTGTTAGCCGGTTTCAAAATCACCCGAAAGAAAAAAAACCCTAAAGCATGTCCCAACACGGCTGCCAAAAACACCCCTACATTGAACGACATAATCGCCAACATCACCATGAaccccaacccgacccgaaaagtATACACCAACGTTTGAGCCAAACCCGAGCCTGCATCATCAGATTTCGTCATTTTAAGATTACAATGAGCTAGCCATTCCACCAAAAGAGCCAAAAAGAAGACGAAAACGAGCGCCAACGCGTACATGCCTGTATTGGTCCCGGGCCAACCCTTAAAAAGAATCAAAGCGTCTTTCCCCCAATAGAAAGTCATGTGcatcatcattttctttttccgAGGCATGCCCATTGTCGCGTTGCGGCCGTGCATCATCGGTGGTGGTAGAGCCATGATAAATCAATCAATCAAAATCTACGGATGATGATTACTTGTGTGTTTTTTGTTCTTGACAACGTTGGTATTCTTGATATTTTTATACCGATCACGATAGACGTCGTACAAACGTATCCAAATAGTTTGATAGTacgatgtttgatttttaaaATGTAGTACATACATAGGATACAATGGATTTGAGTCGTTAGTGCCGAGGATACCTGGATTGGTTACTATAAACCTATATAAAAGGCATGAGAAGTTACAAAATACCCCCATGTTCTTTGGGTGAATTGACGGAGTATTGTACTTTAATTTAACTATTATTAGAAATACATTGTACTATAATTAACTATTATTAGAAATACATATTTTAGATATAAATACTATTTGTTAAATACAAATACTGAAATACTATTATGTATCGAACTTATGAGGAGAGAGAAGATAACATTAATGTTATTGGTCTAAAAAAGGAtttggttaaaaaaaataattcattttttttaccgGCCAAAGgagaaattaaaaaaatatttcataaCTCAATGATCGTAATATAACAAAATGAATAATATATATGTGATAACTAATTAACTATTAATGTTACATTATCACAGAAGTTATAATACAATTTTATATTACATTATACTACTTTTAAGCCTGTACATCAGCAGATTGTAGAAGTTCTAGGATGATAAGCAAAGAATCGGTGTAACGAAacttaaagtttttttttataatcaaGTATATTCATCGAAAAATGGtgtacattattattattattattattattattattattattattattattattattattattattattattattatcgttTTGGTCAATGAACACTCCTCACCTAAAATCTACATACTACCCACTTCATAAATATTTTGAACGGCTTAAATTACACTAAACTCATATTCAACAGGACTCGAACGTTTGAACTTAAAGGGAACAATCTCCAATAGCTTTGCATGCTAAACTCAACCCCATCCACTTATAAGTATATCCTTTTATCAAATGAGTTCTTTTAACATGCTTTAGGAGTCTTTATATTTTAGAGTATACTTTAAATGGATTACACAAACGTATGGGGATCCAAACACATTGATTGTGATTGGAACTAACTATGTCATCTTAAATAAAATTTATCTATAAAAATTGTTGTTTTACCCGCATCAACATAATCTTAGGTAAAAACACATAAAACGTATTATAAACAAAAAGATCCAATATTAAGAGTTTAACAAAAATAGATACAAGAAATTATCTAACTTAATTTGCTATATTCCTTCGGGAATGTTTGGAATTATTGCATTAATTATTTAACGTGTCAGTCCGGTCTAAAATTAGGATgtgttgaaacaatggttaacacaaggataaccaagagggtcgtttcacttgtggggttcaacctcttctcttaCTCGTATCGGTGGcctgagatctgcaaaacagtaaacaccgttagtctcgttaagagaggggaagggggttttccctcttaaccaggctccggcgtgagaataagtactgctctgagaggaataaaacagtgtgtgtatagagtgagtaaagagagTCCAGATCccgaacctgaatgatgaagggtcctatttatagccggagggtgaagaaggaggaagcagctgtgccagctgtaggcgcgcgccagctgtccgaccaaggggaatatcctcttggtctgctctgtcgcaaagggtgtagtggtacacgtggcgtccttgCATTCGCCTGTGCTGGGTACCTCGTACTGGTCACGTCAGCCCTGCTCCCTGggttgtcgcaggcctatgtggccttctgttaatggtgacacgtgttgtcctttatgtcgggCAAAGCATCTTTGATGCCAGCTGTGAACCGCCCAGAtgtcttctggaagcttctagaaTGTTCTGGTGACatggatgccttgtgtgcacaaaagtggtgtggtccctgccatgtaggcagggaattgggaccatacctcttcaagtccccccagtccagtgtgccttctagttgagttattcgtctaggagggattctggacttatgagagttaTGATCTCCATGCGTCGCATTGAAGTTGGTTCATATAAATTGAGCCAAATGAGGGCGTGCCGCATGGTTTTTACCTTTTGAAAAGTGAGTCAAATGggcgcatgccgcatgggttttgactTCTtaaaaaaagtgagccaaatggacgcatgccgcatgggttttggccttttgaaaaaagtgagccaaatggacgcatgccacATGGGTTTtggtgtgacaaccggtaattaacggcttctgattacgcgattaacaaacgttttAGGCGATAATGAGTAGGGTTTAAGACAGgtattaacttaattaggccatTGAATGCCTATGAACGTCTAATCGGCTTTACTGTGCGCGAATGGTGATTTGCGGACAAACCGTTGAATATTAAACCGTAACGAATTGAAACCGTACGAAATAACGACAACGCCGACAGATATTAAATTTTTACGAAATATTTTAGCTCTGTAATTAAATTTTTACATCCGTAGTTGAAACCGGATCGAAAACAACGGGTTAAAACGAGCAACGCCGTATTTTACGCAATTTTTAATTAAACAAACGAACGAAGGCGTCAAACGCCAACTACCGACCATATCTTACGTGACATAATACTAGAATTTTATTTTATGACGATACATGATGTTCGGGTTTGAATAACGGGTCTCGTAGAAAATTACGGGCCACTTAAACGCGGGAATGGGCTTGtaggccttgggcccaagcccaaaacccactaAACTAACCTAAGTATAAATaactaagaaaaccctaaaaCCTCACTTGTGTTCAGCCGCCTACATTATCCTATTCCCACTCTTTCTCTCAAACTCAAAACACAGATAACATACACCCACAAAAGATATTCAGAACTTCATCTTCTCAAACTGAAGCACACAACCGGCCATCTACCACCCCCCCCCCTCGTTGACTGTTGTCGGCAGCGGATGAAGGctcgccgccgtgagcggcggcggtGGAGACTATGTTCAGCGAACCCCCCCCCCCTGATTCCTTGACCTCCGGTGGAGGTATAACAGCGACGAAAAGGACCACCACCACAGCGGCGGTTCTGTGGTGGATGGTGTCGGGCGGCAGCAAATGAAAGAGAGAGATATGGGTTGAAGAGAGAGGAGGAGTCGGCGGCGGTGGGTCTGAACGGTGCACAACGGAGGACGACAACAGAACCACCACAAGCGGCGGCTGTGGTGGTTGGGTTGACTACGATGCACGACAGAAAGACATCAGcgagtatgatgatgattttcgtgatggtGGTGACCACCTGACGACAGCGGGATGGTGGTGATACCATGTTCAgtcatggttcaagattcgggttagGGTCCGGTTAAAGGTGGACAACATCGGGTACCGTCGAGTCAGATTCCATCGGGTCTTGGTTCGGTTCCACAAACTCAGGTTCAAACCACACGGGTCAAGGATCGGTTAACAAGTCAACGACTTGGTTTTCGGTCAACCATGGTTAAAGCAGGTCAACATCAGTCAACGAATTTGTCTTGGGTTCAGATTTTGGCTTGGGTCAACTTTGGATGTTCCGGGTTTAGGTTGGTTCATTTTTTGGGTTCAGGTTTCGGTTTCGGGTCACGGTCAAAGTC
This genomic stretch from Helianthus annuus cultivar XRQ/B chromosome 8, HanXRQr2.0-SUNRISE, whole genome shotgun sequence harbors:
- the LOC110871557 gene encoding copper transporter 1, whose product is MALPPPMMHGRNATMGMPRKKKMMMHMTFYWGKDALILFKGWPGTNTGMYALALVFVFFLALLVEWLAHCNLKMTKSDDAGSGLAQTLVYTFRVGLGFMVMLAIMSFNVGVFLAAVLGHALGFFFFRVILKPANNNTDGISNAC